A window from Blastocatellia bacterium encodes these proteins:
- a CDS encoding class I SAM-dependent RNA methyltransferase, which translates to MVELVVEKVVYEGYGLARSCGQVFLIPFAAPGDLVKVRPVKERKGMVIAHIEKVIKPSNVRRFPPCPYYERCGGCQLQHIDYHAQLEAKVGFVKESLERIGRIHWPHEIPIYYGDEFQYRLRTQLKQKRNGGGVSIGFYQAGSNEICEIESCMILSPALNGVIETLRSMPSVVGGDTAVESIRLISAENGVVAAYPEVGRIRSDNVEIASGGNRYLVGPTDFFQANRYLLSQLLEIVTGRERGIRAVDLYCGVGFFSIALARRFEHVVAVENNAHSVQLGRRNALRNRVSNIKFLAQSVEQWLATLKGERGKIDFVLVNPPRIGLSRQAIEGICDLKPSKLTYVSCNPATLARDLKRLLAKNYEIVSIEAIDLLPQTYHVETVVRLVDIAHRVG; encoded by the coding sequence ATGGTTGAGCTGGTTGTTGAGAAGGTTGTTTACGAGGGTTATGGTTTGGCAAGAAGCTGTGGGCAAGTCTTCTTGATACCCTTCGCTGCTCCAGGGGACCTAGTCAAAGTCAGGCCCGTAAAGGAGCGCAAAGGAATGGTCATAGCCCACATTGAGAAAGTCATCAAGCCATCGAACGTTCGCCGTTTCCCCCCTTGTCCATATTACGAGCGTTGTGGAGGCTGCCAATTGCAGCACATAGATTATCATGCTCAACTAGAAGCTAAGGTCGGTTTTGTTAAAGAATCACTTGAACGAATTGGAAGAATTCATTGGCCACATGAAATTCCTATTTATTATGGGGATGAGTTTCAGTATAGGTTAAGAACTCAGTTGAAGCAGAAGAGGAATGGTGGAGGAGTGAGTATAGGTTTCTACCAAGCTGGGTCAAATGAGATATGCGAGATCGAGTCTTGTATGATTTTAAGCCCAGCTCTGAATGGTGTTATAGAAACACTTCGGTCAATGCCATCAGTGGTGGGAGGTGACACTGCTGTTGAGTCAATACGGTTGATCTCAGCGGAGAATGGGGTTGTGGCGGCATATCCTGAGGTGGGTCGGATAAGGTCTGATAACGTCGAGATCGCATCTGGCGGAAACAGATACCTGGTCGGACCGACAGACTTTTTCCAAGCAAACCGGTACTTGCTCTCTCAATTGTTAGAAATTGTCACCGGGCGTGAGAGGGGGATTCGAGCTGTAGACTTGTACTGCGGAGTCGGCTTTTTTTCAATTGCACTGGCACGGCGGTTTGAGCATGTGGTGGCAGTTGAAAACAATGCCCATTCCGTGCAACTTGGCCGTCGGAATGCTTTGAGAAATCGCGTCAGCAATATCAAGTTTCTCGCTCAGTCGGTTGAACAATGGTTGGCTACATTGAAAGGAGAGCGAGGCAAGATAGATTTTGTTTTGGTTAATCCGCCACGCATCGGGCTTTCCCGCCAGGCCATCGAGGGCATCTGTGATCTCAAACCGAGCAAGCTGACGTATGTTTCGTGTAATCCGGCGACGCTTGCCCGTGATTTGAAGCGCCTTCTAGCGAAGAACTATGAGATCGTCTCCATAGAGGCGATTGATTTACTTCCACAGACTTATCATGTGGAGACAGTCGTGAGGTTGGTTGACATCGCTCATCGTGTTGGCTAA